A portion of the Mycobacterium paraseoulense genome contains these proteins:
- a CDS encoding acyl-CoA dehydrogenase, producing the protein MGHYKSNVRDQVFNLFEVLGVEKALGAGDYSDLDVDTAREMLSEISRLAEGPIAESFVEGDRNPPVFDPKTHSVTLPEAFKKSVRAVTEAGWDKVGIDEVLGGMPMPRALVWALHEHLLGANPAVWMYGGGAGFANILYHLGTEEQKKWAVICAERGWGSTMVLTEPDAGSDVGAGRTKAIKQDDGSWHIEGVKRFITSADSGDLFENIFHLVLARPEGAGPGTKGLSLFFVPKFLFDFETGELGERNGVFVTNVEHKMGLKVSATCELSFGQHDVPAKGWLVGEVHNGIAQMFEVIEQARMMVGTKAIATLSTGYLNALEYAKSRVQGADMTQMTDKTAPRVTITHHPDVRRSLMTQKAYAEGLRALYLYTATYQDAAVAEAVHGVDAELAVKVNDLMLPVVKGVGSEQAYAKLTESLQTFGGSGFLQDYPIEQYIRDAKIDSLYEGTTAIQAQDFFFRKIIRDKGVALAHVSGEIQKFVDSEAGNGRLKSERELLAKALADVQAMAATLTGYLMAAQEDVTSLYKVGLGSVRFLMSVGDLVIGWLLQQQAAVAVQALDAGASGDERSFYEGKVAVASFFAKNFLPLLAGTREVIETLDNDIMELDEAAF; encoded by the coding sequence GTGGGCCACTACAAGAGCAACGTCCGTGACCAGGTATTCAACCTGTTCGAGGTCCTGGGCGTTGAGAAGGCCTTGGGCGCCGGCGACTACAGCGATCTGGACGTCGACACCGCGCGCGAAATGTTGTCAGAGATCAGCCGGCTGGCCGAGGGGCCCATCGCCGAGTCGTTTGTCGAGGGTGACCGCAACCCGCCGGTCTTCGACCCCAAGACCCACTCGGTGACGCTGCCGGAGGCGTTCAAGAAGTCGGTCCGCGCGGTCACCGAGGCCGGGTGGGACAAGGTCGGCATCGACGAGGTCCTCGGCGGCATGCCGATGCCCCGGGCGCTGGTGTGGGCGCTGCACGAGCACCTGCTGGGCGCCAACCCCGCCGTGTGGATGTACGGCGGCGGCGCCGGCTTCGCCAACATTCTCTACCACCTCGGCACCGAGGAGCAGAAGAAGTGGGCCGTGATCTGCGCCGAGCGCGGTTGGGGTTCCACCATGGTGCTCACCGAGCCGGACGCCGGTTCCGACGTCGGCGCGGGGCGGACCAAGGCGATCAAGCAGGACGACGGGTCCTGGCACATCGAGGGTGTGAAGCGGTTCATCACCTCGGCCGACTCCGGCGACCTGTTCGAGAACATCTTCCACCTGGTGCTGGCCCGCCCCGAGGGCGCGGGTCCGGGCACCAAGGGCCTGTCGCTGTTCTTCGTGCCCAAGTTCCTGTTCGACTTCGAGACCGGCGAGCTGGGCGAGCGCAACGGCGTCTTCGTGACCAACGTCGAGCACAAGATGGGCCTGAAGGTTTCGGCCACGTGTGAGCTGTCGTTCGGCCAGCACGACGTGCCCGCCAAGGGCTGGCTGGTCGGCGAGGTGCACAACGGCATCGCGCAGATGTTCGAGGTCATCGAGCAGGCCCGCATGATGGTCGGCACCAAGGCCATCGCGACCCTGTCGACCGGTTACCTCAACGCGCTGGAGTACGCCAAGTCGCGCGTGCAGGGCGCCGACATGACGCAGATGACCGACAAGACCGCCCCGCGGGTGACCATCACGCATCACCCCGACGTGCGCCGGTCGCTGATGACCCAGAAGGCCTACGCCGAGGGTCTGCGCGCGCTGTACCTCTACACCGCGACCTACCAGGACGCCGCGGTCGCCGAGGCGGTGCACGGCGTGGACGCCGAGCTGGCCGTCAAGGTCAACGACCTGATGCTGCCGGTGGTCAAGGGCGTCGGCTCCGAGCAGGCCTACGCCAAGCTCACCGAGAGCCTGCAGACCTTCGGTGGGTCCGGCTTCCTGCAGGACTACCCGATCGAGCAGTACATCCGGGACGCCAAGATCGACTCCCTCTACGAGGGCACCACGGCCATCCAGGCGCAGGACTTCTTCTTCCGGAAGATCATCCGCGACAAGGGTGTGGCGCTGGCCCACGTGTCGGGCGAGATCCAGAAGTTCGTGGACAGCGAGGCCGGCAACGGCCGGCTGAAGTCCGAGCGCGAGCTGCTGGCCAAGGCCCTGGCCGACGTCCAGGCGATGGCGGCCACGCTGACCGGCTACCTGATGGCGGCGCAGGAGGACGTGACCAGCCTCTACAAGGTGGGCCTGGGTTCCGTGCGCTTCCTGATGAGCGTCGGCGACCTGGTCATCGGCTGGTTGCTGCAGCAGCAGGCCGCGGTGGCCGTGCAGGCGCTGGACGCCGGCGCCAGCGGCGACGAGCGGTCCTTCTACGAGGGCAAGGTCGCCGTGGCCTCGTTCTTCGCGAAGAACTTCCTGCCGCTGCTGGCCGGCACCCGCGAGGTGATCGAGACGCTGGACAACGACATCATGGAGCTCGACGAGGCCGCTTTTTAA